The Pseudomonas iranensis genome includes a window with the following:
- a CDS encoding NEL-type E3 ubiquitin ligase domain-containing protein yields the protein MPIKTPPKGTTTVNVHLRPDPSVDLPRLRPDLTLRPGFETTLLIGPQLRPGSPTGSTDPDAITPAPTVTVHSTSSMLDTSDAVTRPLDDYRLTTTISLPTADVEGLRIFKGREYVEMADGGFVQVGKDSQSGLWRARLASESMPSGPLMLRDPEGELWHAVEHSQPDTFALSTMRLEAFRTPLNFSTSIRESDGLHRHDGKLYAVVDDQSYQVLHDPDASTPLAEVMRIVRPGDPVAADIDNLYSATRPGRSEPVVFDAQKGWLGIVVGGAGGMQRGSPAQPVSPGLRERLNAAINRMRTPQSRLRKLYPSLDIEEIRTLLSTQGDDVQSFLTRLETEYKTLKLELAAWLKNTELSNGAIHPWVELAAQELKRCWKRQTGPTLKLNLGDASMAALTADFSHVRTLHLQAVGWSDGAEIFLNNFTRIESLRIDASTLAKLPVSLGQMPDLTHLDLRANRIELDDQTSSHLASLSQLEHLDLSDNPLGRTPDFSGMLRLKTVGLRNTQLDQWPTGLQHQLTMELVDLRDNRLSEIPQTIINPANDQLLAIANINRVTLIEGNPFASGSWRLLEAYWQRVTAEYPALTDGRSGAFRIDGDIPEIAMVLRMYPDKNRQTAREYLIGLGDGAEALVRRRFEEFEVLEAQLQAYVADSQPGTSSVAGPEKLQAERVARIIKDCWLQESTLLTLPSMNGPLPPLTADFSQLKFLSLGDAVWSDNADTFLSHLPNLEMLVITGSGLEKVPTSISEMSRLSFLDLNSNRIKLDENSAGALSALHQLTTINLSNNPLGVLPDFSAMSGLRRLSLENTGISEWPSGLTDKTTLTSLDLRNNKLRKVPDAHIFPTDDQLAVVARINNCIFLEGNDFPSAYWRKFDRYWRKLNERHGELMALAPPDAFDSDNSRAQRYRRLFPGKSIKACREFIWNHDKATVAPRLLALEQEFALLKSQLDDWVFSGGNNRQRYIRANQLQINQQTRNDRNEARERIIRCWRQDTPQKHANDGSEIGQELDLSGLTLPTLPDLSIDFSHVGSLKLDNMNLTESPEGFLTRFRHVRWLNMAKNRLRELPPAVGEMHGMTRLFLQGNQLELTAETAQILAGRTTLRALWLQDNPRLGVVPDFSRIPDIREVDLSNTGIESWPTGLFDQPRLGKITLSNNQLTTLPDFLINPPADRLAHSVQVNSGTQINNNPLTEATHDRLRLYRERLNAAGTPLQRRWNLLTTARPDVRIQLPVIAPEAFHPQWFAGMSSDQASTRLAQLNGLRAQDGSDGFFNILNGLAHHADFRRQAWEVVDVISANNRSSRALRREIFDRACEAGCTDLAAATFTDLQVLAMTHKARVQARVDGNGAPLVELSKGLFRLKQVDDIAAAQVTTSRAVANDPLASASERNIHRLRIRDPHEMTMAYRFGLKDRLQLPFQPQTLSFIGMAGVTPAMLDVAYRKVVTQDNSPEEVQALLATDFWQDFITHKHSTQFDAARQPYQQKQAALDEQFAKKVLPQTDYDTQTNDVTAQLAISEATLIQTLTRQELQPGEPVEAPVQAD from the coding sequence ATGCCAATCAAAACACCCCCTAAAGGGACCACTACCGTCAACGTCCATCTGCGGCCGGATCCGTCAGTGGATCTGCCACGCTTGCGTCCCGACTTGACGTTGCGTCCGGGCTTCGAAACCACTTTGTTGATCGGACCACAACTGCGACCGGGCAGCCCCACGGGCAGTACCGATCCCGATGCGATCACCCCGGCCCCCACCGTCACGGTGCATTCCACTTCTTCGATGCTCGATACCAGCGATGCTGTCACCCGGCCTCTGGACGATTATCGATTGACCACGACGATCAGTCTGCCTACTGCTGACGTCGAAGGACTAAGAATTTTCAAGGGTCGCGAGTACGTGGAAATGGCCGATGGTGGCTTCGTGCAAGTCGGCAAGGATTCACAGAGCGGCCTCTGGCGGGCCCGGCTGGCGAGCGAATCGATGCCCTCCGGTCCGCTGATGCTGCGCGACCCCGAGGGCGAACTGTGGCACGCAGTGGAGCATTCGCAGCCAGACACGTTCGCGCTCTCGACGATGCGCCTGGAAGCCTTTCGCACCCCGCTGAACTTCAGCACCTCCATACGCGAAAGCGACGGTCTGCATCGCCATGACGGCAAGCTCTATGCGGTGGTCGACGATCAGAGCTATCAGGTATTGCACGATCCCGACGCCTCGACGCCTCTGGCCGAGGTAATGCGCATCGTCCGCCCTGGCGATCCGGTCGCCGCTGACATAGACAATCTCTACAGTGCTACGCGTCCGGGTCGCTCGGAGCCCGTTGTCTTCGATGCCCAAAAGGGCTGGCTGGGCATTGTGGTCGGTGGGGCCGGCGGAATGCAGCGCGGCAGTCCCGCCCAACCTGTTTCGCCTGGCTTGCGCGAACGGCTGAATGCCGCGATCAACCGAATGCGCACGCCACAATCGCGACTGCGCAAACTTTATCCCTCTCTCGACATTGAAGAAATCCGCACCTTGCTGAGTACCCAGGGCGACGATGTACAAAGTTTTCTGACTCGCCTGGAAACCGAGTACAAGACCCTCAAGCTTGAGCTCGCGGCCTGGCTGAAAAATACCGAACTCTCAAACGGGGCCATTCATCCCTGGGTGGAGCTTGCTGCACAGGAACTGAAGCGATGCTGGAAACGGCAAACCGGACCAACCCTGAAACTGAATCTTGGCGACGCCAGCATGGCTGCGCTCACGGCAGATTTCAGCCATGTGCGCACGCTGCACTTGCAGGCGGTCGGCTGGTCGGATGGCGCCGAAATCTTCCTCAATAATTTCACCCGCATCGAGAGCCTGAGAATCGACGCCTCGACGCTCGCCAAACTGCCTGTGAGCCTCGGGCAGATGCCGGACCTCACGCATCTTGACCTGCGAGCGAACCGCATCGAACTCGACGATCAAACCTCCAGCCATCTGGCGTCGCTCAGCCAACTCGAACACCTCGATCTGTCGGACAACCCGCTGGGCCGGACTCCGGATTTCAGTGGCATGTTGCGGCTCAAGACCGTGGGTCTGCGCAATACACAGCTGGATCAGTGGCCGACCGGGTTGCAGCATCAGCTGACAATGGAACTGGTCGATCTGCGTGACAACCGATTGAGCGAAATTCCGCAGACAATCATTAACCCGGCGAATGATCAGTTGCTTGCCATCGCCAACATCAACCGCGTCACCCTCATCGAAGGCAACCCATTTGCCAGCGGCTCCTGGCGATTGCTGGAAGCCTACTGGCAGCGAGTCACTGCCGAGTATCCGGCCCTCACCGACGGACGCAGCGGTGCGTTCCGGATTGATGGCGACATCCCCGAAATAGCCATGGTGTTGCGGATGTATCCGGATAAAAACCGGCAGACGGCACGGGAATACCTGATCGGTCTGGGGGATGGCGCGGAAGCCTTAGTGCGCCGGCGTTTCGAGGAGTTCGAAGTGCTGGAAGCACAACTGCAAGCCTACGTCGCCGACAGCCAACCGGGCACATCGAGCGTCGCCGGACCGGAAAAGCTCCAGGCAGAACGCGTCGCCAGGATCATCAAGGACTGCTGGCTCCAGGAGTCGACCTTGCTCACGCTGCCCTCCATGAACGGACCGCTACCGCCGCTGACAGCTGACTTCAGTCAATTGAAATTTCTCAGTCTCGGTGATGCCGTCTGGTCCGACAACGCCGACACGTTCCTGTCGCATTTGCCCAACCTGGAAATGCTCGTCATTACCGGCTCCGGTCTGGAGAAAGTGCCCACAAGCATCAGCGAGATGAGCCGGCTCTCCTTTCTCGACCTGAATTCAAACCGGATAAAACTTGATGAGAACAGCGCAGGTGCACTGAGTGCATTGCATCAGCTGACCACCATCAACCTGTCGAACAACCCGCTCGGGGTACTGCCGGATTTCAGCGCGATGTCCGGGTTGCGGAGACTTTCGTTGGAAAACACCGGTATCAGTGAATGGCCCTCCGGCCTGACTGACAAGACCACCTTGACCAGCCTCGACCTGCGCAACAATAAATTGCGCAAGGTCCCCGACGCCCACATCTTCCCGACAGACGATCAATTGGCCGTGGTCGCGCGCATCAATAACTGCATTTTTCTTGAGGGCAACGACTTCCCTTCCGCTTACTGGAGGAAGTTCGACCGCTACTGGCGAAAACTCAACGAACGGCACGGTGAGTTGATGGCTCTGGCCCCTCCTGACGCATTCGACAGCGATAACTCGCGCGCACAACGCTATCGCAGACTTTTTCCTGGCAAAAGCATCAAGGCCTGCCGGGAATTCATCTGGAACCACGACAAGGCCACTGTTGCGCCCCGGCTTCTGGCACTGGAGCAAGAGTTTGCCTTACTGAAGAGCCAACTGGATGACTGGGTGTTTTCGGGTGGCAATAACCGCCAGCGCTACATTCGCGCCAACCAGTTGCAAATCAACCAGCAGACCCGCAATGACCGCAACGAAGCACGCGAACGAATAATCCGTTGCTGGCGCCAGGACACGCCTCAGAAACACGCGAACGACGGCAGCGAGATTGGTCAGGAACTAGACCTGAGCGGCCTGACGTTGCCGACTCTGCCGGACCTGAGCATCGACTTCAGCCATGTCGGTTCGCTCAAACTGGATAACATGAACCTCACCGAATCGCCGGAGGGCTTTCTCACGCGCTTCCGCCATGTGCGCTGGCTGAACATGGCGAAAAACCGGCTCAGGGAATTGCCGCCCGCCGTGGGAGAAATGCACGGCATGACGCGGTTGTTCCTGCAGGGCAACCAACTCGAACTGACCGCCGAAACGGCGCAGATACTGGCCGGGCGCACGACACTCAGAGCTTTGTGGCTGCAAGACAATCCGCGACTGGGCGTGGTCCCGGATTTCAGTCGGATTCCGGACATTCGCGAAGTCGATCTGTCGAACACGGGAATAGAAAGTTGGCCCACAGGACTTTTCGATCAACCGCGACTGGGCAAGATCACGTTGAGCAACAACCAGCTCACTACACTTCCGGACTTTCTCATCAATCCGCCAGCCGACCGGCTGGCGCACTCTGTACAGGTCAATAGCGGCACACAGATCAACAATAACCCGCTGACGGAGGCCACTCACGATCGGCTACGCCTCTATCGCGAGCGACTGAACGCCGCCGGCACCCCGCTCCAGCGTCGCTGGAACCTGCTGACGACTGCACGCCCCGATGTTCGCATACAGCTGCCCGTCATAGCCCCCGAAGCATTTCACCCACAATGGTTCGCCGGTATGTCGTCAGATCAGGCATCGACTCGACTCGCGCAACTGAACGGTTTAAGGGCACAGGACGGCTCGGACGGTTTTTTCAACATTCTCAATGGTCTCGCTCACCACGCGGACTTCAGGCGACAGGCCTGGGAAGTCGTCGACGTCATCAGCGCCAACAATCGGTCATCCCGAGCTTTGCGCCGAGAAATCTTCGACCGCGCCTGCGAGGCGGGCTGCACTGACCTGGCGGCTGCCACTTTCACCGACTTGCAAGTGCTGGCCATGACTCATAAGGCGCGCGTGCAAGCCCGTGTGGATGGCAATGGCGCTCCATTGGTGGAATTGTCCAAAGGTTTGTTTCGACTCAAGCAAGTCGATGACATTGCGGCGGCACAGGTAACGACCAGCAGGGCTGTCGCCAACGATCCGTTGGCATCAGCGAGCGAGCGAAACATCCATCGCCTGCGCATACGCGACCCGCACGAGATGACCATGGCGTACCGCTTCGGTCTCAAGGATCGGCTGCAACTGCCGTTTCAACCGCAGACGCTGTCGTTCATCGGCATGGCTGGCGTCACGCCGGCGATGCTCGATGTGGCGTATCGAAAAGTTGTCACGCAGGACAACTCGCCTGAAGAGGTCCAGGCGTTGTTGGCAACAGACTTCTGGCAGGACTTCATCACACATAAACATTCAACGCAGTTCGACGCGGCTCGTCAGCCTTATCAGCAGAAACAGGCCGCACTGGACGAGCAGTTTGCAAAAAAAGTACTGCCGCAGACTGACTACGATACTCAAACCAATGATGTCACCGCACAATTGGCAATCAGCGAAGCGACGCTGATTCAGACACTGACTCGACAAGAACTGCAACCAGGCGAGCCCGTCGAGGCGCCAGTTCAGGCCGACTGA
- the rpsR gene encoding 30S ribosomal protein S18 — protein sequence MARFFRRRKFCRFTAEDVKEIDYKDLNTLKAYVSETGKIVPSRITGTKARYQRQLATAIKRARFLALLAYTDSHGR from the coding sequence ATGGCACGTTTCTTCCGTCGTCGTAAATTCTGCCGCTTCACCGCTGAAGACGTGAAAGAGATCGATTACAAAGATCTCAACACTCTGAAAGCCTACGTATCCGAGACCGGCAAAATCGTTCCAAGCCGCATCACCGGTACCAAAGCTCGTTATCAGCGTCAGCTGGCCACCGCTATCAAGCGCGCCCGCTTCCTGGCCCTGCTGGCCTACACCGACAGCCACGGCCGCTGA
- the dnaB gene encoding replicative DNA helicase has product MNDISAPEQYDLQTAALKVPPHSIEAEQAVLGGLMLDNNAWERVLDQVSDGDFYRHDHRLIFRAIAKLADQNSPIDVVTLAEQLDKEGQTSQVGGLGYLGELAKNTPSVANIKAYAQIVRQRATLRQLIGISTEIADSAFNPEGRTAEEILDEAERQIFQIAEARPKTGGPVGVNELLTKAIDRIDTLFNTADAITGLSTGYTDLDEKTSGLQPSDLIIVAGRPSMGKTTFAMNLVENAVLRSEKAVLVYSLEMPGESLIMRMLSSLGRIDQTKVRSGQLEDDDWPRLTSAVNLLNDRKLFIDDTAGISPSEMRARTRRLVREHGDVGLIMIDYLQLMQIPGSSGDNRTNEISEISRSLKALAKEFNCPVVALSQLNRSLEQRPNKRPVNSDLRESGAIEQDADVIMFVYRDEVYHPETEHKGIAEIIIGKQRNGPIGFIRLAFIGKYTRFENLAPGSYNFDDDE; this is encoded by the coding sequence ATGAACGATATCTCCGCTCCCGAGCAATACGATCTGCAAACCGCTGCCCTGAAGGTGCCGCCGCATTCCATCGAGGCCGAACAGGCCGTACTCGGTGGTCTGATGCTGGACAACAACGCCTGGGAACGCGTGCTTGATCAAGTCTCCGACGGCGATTTCTACCGACATGACCACCGCCTGATTTTCCGCGCGATCGCCAAACTGGCCGATCAGAACTCGCCGATCGACGTCGTGACCCTTGCCGAGCAATTGGACAAGGAAGGCCAGACGTCGCAAGTTGGCGGCCTCGGTTATCTTGGCGAACTGGCGAAAAACACGCCTTCCGTCGCCAACATCAAGGCCTATGCGCAGATCGTCCGCCAGCGCGCGACGTTGCGCCAATTGATCGGCATCAGCACCGAGATTGCCGACAGCGCCTTCAACCCGGAAGGTCGCACCGCTGAAGAAATCCTCGATGAAGCCGAACGGCAGATCTTCCAGATCGCCGAAGCGCGGCCCAAGACCGGCGGCCCGGTCGGCGTCAATGAGCTGCTGACCAAGGCCATCGACCGCATCGACACGTTGTTCAACACCGCCGACGCGATTACCGGTCTGTCTACGGGTTACACCGACCTCGACGAGAAGACCAGCGGCTTGCAGCCGTCCGACCTGATCATTGTCGCCGGCCGACCTTCGATGGGTAAAACCACCTTCGCGATGAACCTGGTGGAAAACGCCGTGTTGCGCAGCGAGAAGGCTGTCCTGGTTTACTCCCTCGAGATGCCGGGCGAATCGCTGATCATGCGTATGTTGTCCTCGCTCGGCCGTATCGACCAGACCAAGGTCCGTTCCGGCCAACTCGAAGACGACGACTGGCCGCGCCTGACGTCGGCGGTCAATCTGCTCAACGACCGCAAACTGTTCATCGATGACACCGCCGGTATCAGCCCTTCGGAGATGCGCGCGCGCACCCGGCGTCTGGTGCGTGAGCACGGCGATGTCGGCCTGATCATGATCGACTACCTGCAACTGATGCAGATTCCCGGATCCAGCGGTGACAACCGTACCAACGAGATTTCCGAGATCTCGCGATCCCTGAAAGCCCTGGCCAAGGAATTCAACTGCCCAGTAGTCGCCTTGTCGCAGCTCAACCGTTCCCTCGAACAGCGCCCGAACAAACGCCCGGTGAACTCCGACTTGCGGGAATCCGGAGCGATCGAGCAGGACGCCGACGTGATCATGTTCGTTTACCGCGACGAGGTGTATCACCCGGAAACCGAGCACAAGGGCATCGCCGAAATCATCATCGGCAAGCAGCGTAACGGCCCGATCGGGTTCATCCGGCTGGCGTTCATCGGTAAATACACGCGCTTCGAAAACCTCGCACCGGGCAGTTACAACTTCGACGACGACGAATGA
- the rplI gene encoding 50S ribosomal protein L9 — protein sequence MQLILLEKIANLGNLGDKVNVKAGYGRNYLLPFGKATAATAANLAAFEERRAELEKAAADRKASAESRAAQLAELEVTITATAGDEGKLFGSIGTHDIADALTASGVEVQKSEVRLPNGTIRNVGEFDVAVHLHAEVEATVRVVVVAA from the coding sequence ATGCAACTGATCCTTCTGGAAAAAATCGCCAACCTGGGCAACCTGGGCGACAAAGTAAACGTTAAGGCCGGTTACGGCCGTAACTACCTGCTGCCTTTCGGCAAGGCTACCGCTGCGACCGCTGCCAACCTGGCTGCGTTCGAAGAGCGTCGCGCCGAGCTGGAAAAAGCTGCCGCAGACCGTAAGGCATCGGCTGAAAGCCGTGCTGCCCAACTGGCCGAGCTGGAAGTGACCATCACTGCCACCGCTGGCGACGAAGGCAAGCTGTTCGGTTCGATCGGTACTCACGACATCGCTGATGCACTGACCGCTTCGGGCGTTGAAGTGCAGAAGAGCGAAGTTCGTCTGCCGAACGGCACCATCCGCAACGTGGGTGAATTCGACGTGGCCGTGCACCTGCACGCCGAAGTTGAAGCCACCGTACGCGTTGTCGTGGTAGCAGCTTAA